The proteins below are encoded in one region of Hordeum vulgare subsp. vulgare chromosome 3H, MorexV3_pseudomolecules_assembly, whole genome shotgun sequence:
- the LOC123443475 gene encoding peroxiredoxin-2F, mitochondrial has protein sequence MASALARRAGGSPAAALWAAARGFASVGSDIVSAAPGVSLQKARSWDEGVATKFSTTPLKDIFHGKKVVIFGLPGAYTGVCSQSHVPSYKNNIDKLKAKGIDSVICVAVNDPYVLNGWAEKLQAKDAIEFYGDLDGSFHKSLDLDIDLSAALLGRRSHRWSAFVDDGKIKALNVEKAPSDFKVSGAEVILDQI, from the exons ATGGCGTCAGCACTGGCGAGGAGGGCGGGAGGTTCCCCTGCGGCGGCGCTGTGGGCCGCGGCCAGGGGATTTGCGTCGGTGGGCTCCGACATCGTCTCCGCGGCGCCCGGCGTGTCGCTGCAGAAGGCGCGGTCCTGGGACGAGGGAGTCGCCACCAAGTTCTCTACCACCCCTCTCAAGGACATCTTCCAT GGGAAGAAAGTCGTCATCTTCGGGTTGCCG GGTGCATACACAGGAGTATGTTCGCAGTCGCACGTTCCTAGTTACAAGAACAACATTGATAAGTTGAAAGCAAAAGGGATCGACTCTGTTATCTGTGTAGCTGTAAATGATCCTTATGTGCTGAATGGATGGGCGGAAAAATTACAGGCAAAAGATGCA ATTGAGTTCTATGGTGACCTTGACGGGAGCTTCCACAAAAGCTTGGATTTGGATATAGATCTCTCTGCTGCTTTGCTTGGCCGCCGCTCCCACAG GTGGTCAGCCTTTGTCGACGATGGGAAGATCAAGGCTTTGAACGTTGAGAAAGCCCCTTCTGACTTCAAGGTTTCTGGTGCTGAGGTGATCTTGGATCAAATCTGA